A window of Blautia argi genomic DNA:
CCCCGGATTATGAAACTTTATGACTTTGACAAATACATTGACCGCACAAAAACCACCTCCATTAAGCATGCTTTCAAGGAAGAATATCATGTTCCTGCAGATGTTATTCCTCTCTGGGTTGCAGACATGGATTTTCGTTCTCCTGATGAGGTATGTCAGGCTGTAGAAGAGGCCGGACACTTCGGTATTTTCGGCTATTCCAGTCCCAAAGAGGATTATTATCATGCAGTTATTAACTGGCTCACCAGAAGGCATAACTGGACTCCAAAAGAAGATTGGCTTATCTGTACCCCAGGGGTCGTCTGCGCCATTTCCATTGCCGTAAAAGCGCTGACAGCTCCCGGCGATGCCGTTATGATTATGCAGCCTGTATACCACCCCTTTAAAAATGCAGTGGTTCGAAATGAACGTACTCTGGTGGAAAATCCTTTGCTTCTTGGGGAAGACCACCGCTTTTATATGGATTTTGAAAAAATCGAAGCGCAATTTGCAAAAGAAAAAGTAAAACTTTTGATTCTCTGCACACCCCACAATCCAGGCGGACGGGTGTGGACAAAGGAAGAACTGGAACGTCTCATTGACCTGTGCCTGAAATATCAGGTCAAGGTTATCGCAGATGAAATCCACCATGATTTTGTATTTCCGGGACATAAACATACTGAGTTTGCCCCTTTAAACAAAGACATGCAGGAAAACTGTATCATCTGTACCGCACCCAGCAAAACCTTTAACATTGCAGGACTTGGGCTTTCCAATATCTTTATTCCAAACAAAGAACTGAGAACCGCTTTCCAGAAAGAATTGGACTGCACCGGACTGGACATTGTCAACCTGGTTTCCATGGAAGCCTGCAAAGCAGCTTATTCCCATGGAGAAGACTGGCTGGAGCAGCTTTTAATTTACATAAAACAGAATTCCGATTATGTACAGAACTTCCTTGCCGAAAATCTGCCTCAGATTACCATGATGCCTCTGGACGGTACTTATCTGGCATGGCTGGATTTCTCCGGGCTTCAAATGTCCCAGGAAGCTTTAAATGACTTTCTCCTGAACAAAGCCAAAATCTGGTTAAACAGCGGGGATATTTTCGGTATGGGAGGAGAAGGACATATGCGACTGAACATCGGCTGTCCCAGAAGTGTATTGGAAAGGGCGATGGAACAGTTAAATATTTCTGTCAAAGAACTTCTGCACACTCTCTCGTAAATAAAAAAGGGAGAGCTGTCGCATTAAGTACATACCCAAAATATTTTTGGATAATGTTTAAAACGACAGCTTTCTCTTCTTTACCCCTTTACGGCTCCTGCTAAAATAGCATTTTGCACCTGTCGGCTCAACAATATATAAATCAGAAGAACCGGAAATGTAGCTACTACCATTCCCGCACCTATAGGCCCCCATTCCGTATAGTACATACCTGCCAAACTTTGAATTCCTACCGTAAGCGTTTTATATTTATCATCACTGATAAAAGTCATAGCAAACATGAGCTCATTCCACGAAGACAAAAAAGTAAAAATGGCAATTGTTGCTAATGCCGGACGAACGAGTGGTAAAATCACTCTGAAGAAAGTCTGATAAATGTTACAACCATCTATACAGGCAGCCTCCTCCATTTCATATGGTACTGATGCATAATGGTTTCCAAGTACCATAATCCCAAATGGCAGAGCAAAGGCCGTATAAGGAATGATGATTGCCAAAGGTGTATTTAGGATATGAAACCTTTTCAATATAATAAATAGCGGAAGTAAAGTAGCATGTACCGGAATGGTCAATCCTGCCATAAAAAACCAGTAAGTGACTCCCCGAAGTTTCCACTTCATTCTGGTCACTGCATACGCTACCATGGAAATAAGAACGGTAGACGCTATAATTACTACAAACGTAACAAACACACTATTTCCCAGATATCCTAAAACCTTTCCTCCAAGCAATGCGTCTTTATAGTTTTCTATCAGCCACTCCTTTGGCGGTCCTATGACATTACCTCCAAAAATCTCCTCATTACTCTTAAATGAGAAAAACACCAGCCAGATTAGAGGATATATCGAAGTAACTACAAAACAGAATAAAAATAAAGCCAAAATTATTCTCACAAGTTTTTTCCCCATAATATTTTGTAAAAATCCCTTCATTTACAATTTCCTCCCATTAATATTCAATAGGCGACGTTTTCACAAACCGTTGAAGTATAAAAGCAATTGCAATACACTCTACTACGATAAAAATAGCCATAGCACTTCCATATCCATAACGATTAATAACAAAAATACTGTTAAACATTACAGAGCTGGGCACTTCCGTAGAATTTACCGGTCCTCCATTTGTTAATACATAAATCATATCAAATGCTTTTAATGAACCGGTAATTACAAAAATGGCACAGGTTTTAATCGTAGGTAAAATCAACGGTATTGTAATCTTAAAAGCTGCCTTAACTCCTGTGGCGCCATCTATTTGAGCGGATTCATGAATATCCTTTGGAATAGATTTTATAGCCGTATACATAAGCAGCATATGATAACCTATGTTTTGCCATATAATGGGAACAAACGCACTGAATAAAGCTGTGTTTACATCTCCTAACCAATTTTGTGTAAATTGCTCTAAGCCAATCATTTTTAACAGTTCGTTTAACACCCCATAGTTTGGATTATAAATTTTAAGCCAAAGCTGTCCTACTACTACAGTTGATAAAGTAACCGGGATAAAAAAAACAGTTCGGAAAAACACCTCTCCTTTTATGTGAGATGCCAGTATCAATGCCAAAATCAGCGCCAAAGGAAGCTGTATTGCCAGAGTAAACACACAAAGTAAAAAAGAATTTAAAATTGCTTTATCAAAAATCGTATTCTGAAACATTTCTATGTAATTGTCTAAACCTATAAATACTCCCTCTCCAATACCATTCCACTCCAATGTACTGTAATAAAAAGAAAATACTACAGATACAAGGAGTAAGCCGCCAAAGAGCAGCAAGGAGGGAAGTGTAAACAGCATAACCGCTTTTTTATTTCCTAAAAACTTATCCATAAGTAATACCCCCTAATCAAAAATTCGACAGAGCAATCTCTGCTCCAAGGATTACTCTGTCGAAATTATCATCACTCTCTGGTTGCTGTCATTGCTTTGATATATTCTTCCGCTGTCGTCTGTTTTGCGTAAATTCCCTGCAAAGAATTACTATGAATATCTGCTGTTTCCGAATCTAGCAAGGTATCCCATGCCAAACAGAAGCCATCTGCTTTTTCCATCATTTCCCTCAGCTGTACCTGCATATCTGACAACTCCGCATTTCCTTCATATTTCCAGGTAGGAAGATGTGCACCGCTTTCATACCCATATTCAGAAAACTTCTGGCTCATAAATACAGCAAATTCTACTGCCTCTTCTTTATGAGGAGATTTTGAAGATACCATTAAAGTTGCGCTGGCGCCGCCAATATATTCATTCTGATGTTCTGCTCCGTCTTCTACTGTAGGCCAATTCGTCACTGTAAGCTTCCCGGCAAGCTTGGAGTTAACATCTAAATCTGCAACACCCCAGCTTCCATTATAAAACATAGCTGCTCTGCCTTCTAAAAACTCATTTTTTGCTTCATCATTTGTAAGCGCTACAGCACTATCTGAAAACACACCTTTCTCCACTAAGTTCTCCAGTTCCCCTGCTGCTCTTTTTACAAATTCCTGGTCAAAATTACCTTCCCCATTTAAAAGTGCAGTATTTTCTTCTACACCGCCATAACGAAGGGAAAGAATCCCAAATGGGAATAATCCGGGCCACTTATCTTTTTCCCCGAGTGCCAGAGGCGTAATTCCGTTTTCCAAAAATACTTCTGATACATGATAAAGTTCTTCCATTGTTTTAGGAACTTCTAAATTATACTTATCGAATAGTTCCTGGTTACACATAAGCACACCCATAAAACTATCAAGCGGAAGTCCGTATAACGAATCATCGTAATAAAAATTATTACAGATATTAGGCATCATCTTGTCCATATCAATGACACCACTTTCCACATAAGAATCAAGATTTTCCACAATTCCGGCCTCTACAAAAGATTCGGAAAATCCACCGCCCCAGGAATAAAAGATATCTGACGCAGAGCCTGCTGCTAAAGTAGTCTTTAATTTCGTCTTATAGGCATCATTGTCAGCCTTATCTTCTTTAATCACAATGTCCGGGTGTGTTTCTTTATACTCGCCCAAAGCTTTATTCCAGGCTGCCACCTGACTATCTGATTCATTGACCATAATATGAGAAACCGATAATTCAATTTTTTCTGAACCACCTTCCTCTTTACTGCTGTCAGACACAGTTCCCTTTTCCTCTGCCGTTTCACTTCCGCAGGCTGTCACCGACAGCACCATAGCTGCAGAGAATAACGCTGCCAATATTTGTTTCGTCCTTTTCTTCATTTTGTTTTCAGGGCTATGTATCTTATACTATGCCCCTTCCTCCTTTCCGGGTTTTTACGTTGTTCTTTATGTCTTCATTATACTGATTTTCTCCTTTCTTTCTTCTTTAGGTTTTTACTATTTTCCTCATTATTTTTACCACCAACGGATTTAATCTATCTTCATTTTTTGGCTGCGATACTCATAGGGGGAACAGCCTACCATTTTTTTAAAAATAATACCTAAATAGTTCGCATTTTCAATTCCTACCCTCTCTGCTATCTCATAAATTTTCAAATCGGTATTTAGCAGAAGAAATTTTATCTTTTCTACTCTCTGAGAATTCACATATTCTATAAAAGAAATACCTGCCTCCTGTTTGAAAATTCTACTTAGATAACTGCTGTTTAAATAAAACTTTTCTGCTGTCTTTCCTAACGATAAATCTGTATCCTCAAGATGACTGTCTATATATTCTTTTACCGAAAAGATAAGTGTTGACGGACGCACCGAATTTGGGGAACGAAATGTTTTCATAATTGTCCCACAGATTTCCAAAAAGTATTCCTGAAGAAGTTTCAATGTCGGTATTTGAACTATTTGCTGATAATAGTCTTTATACTTCTTTTGAAAACTCACAGAATCCTCTTTATTTTCACCTCTGGAATAAATATAAAAAACAGCGTTTAACAGCTGAATTTTTAAATAAAATAAATCCGGCATGCGAATGTTGTTCCATTCCTGAAACCACCCTTTAATGAGCATTTCTATCTTTTCCGGAGAATCTGTTTCAATATATGTATACAATCGCTTCAAATCTTCCATAGAAAGTAAGTCAGCACATTCCTTAAACGTAAAATACTTTTTTTCTTTCCAATACTGATTATTCCCAAAAGCAACCGCTGCATTTAATTGTTTATTGGCATACATATACGATTTATAAATATCTTCCCACGAATGCTCTGGAGTTCCTCTTCCATAATAGATTCCAAAATGAAAATTTTTTCTCCAATCATTTTCCAATTCACTCAAAAATTTATCCCAGAAACAATCCCTCTCCCTACAAAATAAAACAAGGTGACCGAACTTATCCGATACCCATGTTATACTTTTGTTTCTAAAATGTTCTTCCAGATATTTCTCAATCCACTCTCTGTTTCCTTTTTTCACTTCTTTTCCTGAAAGAAGTGCAGAAAAATCATCAAAACTCAGCACTAAAACTTCAAAAAAATTTCCACTCCCAGGCAATATAGAATCTATGATTTTTTCATCTCTCAACTCACCGGAAAAATCCGGTTCCAATAATTTTTGCAAATAGTACTCGCGGACAATCGGCTCATTTTGTCTTCGGTAATCGGATAATTCACTAAAAAGGGATTCCTGTGTTTTCCACGATAAAATACTTTCTCTGACTTCTACCATAACCTTTCTTAGTTCATTCTCATCTATGGGCTTTAAAAGATAATTATCTAAACCAACTCTGATTCCTCTTTGTGCATATTCAAAATCGTTGTACCCCGTAATTGCAATAAGCCTGACGTTAGGATTCAAATCCTTTAAAAGTCCGGCAAATGATAATCCATCTAATCCCGGCATACAGATATCCGTCAACACAACATCAGGTTTTAATTCTTCTGCAAGACGAAGAGCACCCTGTGCTGACCCCAGTTCTCCAACTATCGTATACCCTATTTCCTCCCAGTTGATACAATTACGAATATATTGCCTGATTAAATATTCATCGTCCACAATCATAAGTCTTAACATAGAATTCCCCCTTCTATCTTTGGAGTTTTTCAACAGGAATACAAATCCATATTCGCGTACCCTGATGAATTCTACTGGTTATTTTATATTGCATCTCTTCCCCGTAACAATAAGATAATCTTCTAATCGTACCCATAAGTCCAAAAGATTTTCCTTTTCCTGTATTTTTCCCCTGTAAAATTCCTGACAAGGTACGCTCTGACATTCCTACCCCATTATCTTCTACCTCTAAATGCAGATATCCATTTTCTTCTTTTATTCGTATATAAATAATTCCATTTTCTACAAAGCCATGAATCCCATGAACAATTGCATTCTCCACCAATGGCTGCAAGATTAATTTCAAAATTTTATATTCTTTTACTTGTTGGGAGATTTCATAATAAATCTGAAGACCTTCTCCATAACGCATCTTCTGTATTTCTACATAATTAGCAACCATCTGCACTTCTTTTTCTATAGGAATATGTTCATCTCCCTTACTTAAACTAATCTTATAAAATTGGGATAATTCACACATCATTCTATAAGCATCTTCATATCTTTTCAGTAAAAACAAAGATTTAATAGAATCAAAAGTATTATAAAGAAAATGGGGATTCATTTGAATACTCAACACTTCTAAATCCGCCTTCCTTTTTTGCCCTTCTACACGCCTTGTTTTATCTAATAATTCTTCAATTTCTCCCATCATTTTATTATAATCATCAATCAGATTCTGTACTTCATAATGGCTGGTTTTAATTTCTATACGCTTAAATTTACCTTGCTTTACTCCTTCCATAGATTCCATAAGCATTTCAATGGGACGTGTATACCAATGTGAAAGAAACAAAGCTGCAATCATAACTATGACAGCCTGAGCAGCAAACAGCAACATGAGAAGAATGTGATTCCTACTCTGTTGATGAACATCATCAAGGGGTATAACTCCTGTATAAATCAAATCATTTGATTCCTGTACAGATACCTGACAACGTATTTTATTAACGGGGCGGATAACAGAACTTTTCCCTTCCTTTATAAGTTCTGCTCCCAGATTCTGCACTTCCTCCTGCGTCCCCTCCTCCAAAGTATCTAAAAGAACATGATTCTGATCCGCAAAAATATGAAATTTCATTTGAAATTCGTTATCTTCCAACTCCAGAAGAAGATTATCCATTACTTCCTGAGAAATATTGATTACCATATATCCTATTGTCTGCATAGAATCCAGACCTCTTATAGCCCTGACAAACGAGATACCTGGCACTTTATCCTGATTTTTGAAAAACTCTTTACAATGGTACATTACATAGTACTTTCCATCTGGAGAAACTTTTGAATACCAGTCGTAATCCTGTATTTCATTGTAAAGAAGAGAATGATTTCCTGATTTATCGGAATAACAAAGAAACTTTTCTCTGTCAAAGATATAAATAGACTCTATTAAATCTATCTTAGCAATGGTTTCCGTAAGAGAAGCTTCTATTTTTTCAATATTCCGAAAATCATCAATAGATTCTCCTCCCATTCCAAGACCCTGCTGTACTGCGGAGTTAGAAAGACAGATATAAGAATATGTATTAATACTTTCTATAGTATTTTCTATAAGGGTTTTTACGCTTGTTAAATTTGTACTGGCAGCCTCTTGAATATTTTGATACAAAATCCGTTTGTTATAGGTCTGATAAATCCCAATTGTACAAAAAAGTGTGAGTGTGACAATAGAAATCATAAATACCGACATTTTCGTTGCCATTCTTTTTGAATATATAAAATATTGTATTTTTTGCTTCCACTTTCTTATTTTCAACATAATCCCCCTCTTTTTTGTCAATTGTCCGTTTTTTCATAGAATTATGTATATTATATACTACTTTCTGCTGTCAAACAATAAATGCATACTTCCAAATATTTCCAATCCTATAGACAAAACACTTCTTTTGCTGTCTTCCACATCACTTGTTCCATATCCTCCGGCTTTAATATTTGCCGATATTTCTCTAATTCTACAGAAACATTATTTACATGATCTGACGCAAACATCAGCCTGTCCGGTCCTATTTTCTGATAAACTTCTTTAGTCTGAAATATTCCTGTCCAGGTAGTTTCCAAATAAATATTGGGACATTGCTCTGCTACCAAAATAGCCTGATGAGTAAACCAGTCCATGCCGGAATGTGCAAGTACGATTTTTACATCAGGATATTTCTGAGCAGCTTTCAATATCTTTACAGGCTGCGAAAAAGGTAATCCAGTTCCTGTATGAACCATAACAGGAACTCCCAGTTCACGAGCTACTGAAAAGACAAACATTCCGTCCTCTGATTCCGGGTCTACAGCATGTCCTATCGGTGTAAGCTTAAGCGCCACAAATCCCAATTCATGAATACATCTGTATGCCTCCTGCCTGTATTCCTCTTTTGTAAAATGAGGATATATAGAAGCCATTCCCCAAAATTTCATTTGCTTATTTTCACATAAACGGGCAATTCGGTCATGTATTTCCTGGTTTGCCTTTAAAGAAAATCTTGGAAGAGAGGGCTGTACAATAGCCCCCTCTACAAACGTTCCTCTATATCCCTCCAGCAGATCTTCTTCTGTAATATGATGATCAAAAACGCAATCATCGCCTAAATGAGCATGGACATCTATTATTTTCATCATCTGTTTTCCTCCTCACGGTCATACTCTCTGCGGTTAGGAATCATTGCCCCCTGCGA
This region includes:
- a CDS encoding MalY/PatB family protein, with protein sequence MKLYDFDKYIDRTKTTSIKHAFKEEYHVPADVIPLWVADMDFRSPDEVCQAVEEAGHFGIFGYSSPKEDYYHAVINWLTRRHNWTPKEDWLICTPGVVCAISIAVKALTAPGDAVMIMQPVYHPFKNAVVRNERTLVENPLLLGEDHRFYMDFEKIEAQFAKEKVKLLILCTPHNPGGRVWTKEELERLIDLCLKYQVKVIADEIHHDFVFPGHKHTEFAPLNKDMQENCIICTAPSKTFNIAGLGLSNIFIPNKELRTAFQKELDCTGLDIVNLVSMEACKAAYSHGEDWLEQLLIYIKQNSDYVQNFLAENLPQITMMPLDGTYLAWLDFSGLQMSQEALNDFLLNKAKIWLNSGDIFGMGGEGHMRLNIGCPRSVLERAMEQLNISVKELLHTLS
- a CDS encoding carbohydrate ABC transporter permease — protein: MKGFLQNIMGKKLVRIILALFLFCFVVTSIYPLIWLVFFSFKSNEEIFGGNVIGPPKEWLIENYKDALLGGKVLGYLGNSVFVTFVVIIASTVLISMVAYAVTRMKWKLRGVTYWFFMAGLTIPVHATLLPLFIILKRFHILNTPLAIIIPYTAFALPFGIMVLGNHYASVPYEMEEAACIDGCNIYQTFFRVILPLVRPALATIAIFTFLSSWNELMFAMTFISDDKYKTLTVGIQSLAGMYYTEWGPIGAGMVVATFPVLLIYILLSRQVQNAILAGAVKG
- a CDS encoding carbohydrate ABC transporter permease; this translates as MDKFLGNKKAVMLFTLPSLLLFGGLLLVSVVFSFYYSTLEWNGIGEGVFIGLDNYIEMFQNTIFDKAILNSFLLCVFTLAIQLPLALILALILASHIKGEVFFRTVFFIPVTLSTVVVGQLWLKIYNPNYGVLNELLKMIGLEQFTQNWLGDVNTALFSAFVPIIWQNIGYHMLLMYTAIKSIPKDIHESAQIDGATGVKAAFKITIPLILPTIKTCAIFVITGSLKAFDMIYVLTNGGPVNSTEVPSSVMFNSIFVINRYGYGSAMAIFIVVECIAIAFILQRFVKTSPIEY
- a CDS encoding ABC transporter substrate-binding protein: MAALFSAAMVLSVTACGSETAEEKGTVSDSSKEEGGSEKIELSVSHIMVNESDSQVAAWNKALGEYKETHPDIVIKEDKADNDAYKTKLKTTLAAGSASDIFYSWGGGFSESFVEAGIVENLDSYVESGVIDMDKMMPNICNNFYYDDSLYGLPLDSFMGVLMCNQELFDKYNLEVPKTMEELYHVSEVFLENGITPLALGEKDKWPGLFPFGILSLRYGGVEENTALLNGEGNFDQEFVKRAAGELENLVEKGVFSDSAVALTNDEAKNEFLEGRAAMFYNGSWGVADLDVNSKLAGKLTVTNWPTVEDGAEHQNEYIGGASATLMVSSKSPHKEEAVEFAVFMSQKFSEYGYESGAHLPTWKYEGNAELSDMQVQLREMMEKADGFCLAWDTLLDSETADIHSNSLQGIYAKQTTAEEYIKAMTATRE
- a CDS encoding response regulator transcription factor, with product MLRLMIVDDEYLIRQYIRNCINWEEIGYTIVGELGSAQGALRLAEELKPDVVLTDICMPGLDGLSFAGLLKDLNPNVRLIAITGYNDFEYAQRGIRVGLDNYLLKPIDENELRKVMVEVRESILSWKTQESLFSELSDYRRQNEPIVREYYLQKLLEPDFSGELRDEKIIDSILPGSGNFFEVLVLSFDDFSALLSGKEVKKGNREWIEKYLEEHFRNKSITWVSDKFGHLVLFCRERDCFWDKFLSELENDWRKNFHFGIYYGRGTPEHSWEDIYKSYMYANKQLNAAVAFGNNQYWKEKKYFTFKECADLLSMEDLKRLYTYIETDSPEKIEMLIKGWFQEWNNIRMPDLFYLKIQLLNAVFYIYSRGENKEDSVSFQKKYKDYYQQIVQIPTLKLLQEYFLEICGTIMKTFRSPNSVRPSTLIFSVKEYIDSHLEDTDLSLGKTAEKFYLNSSYLSRIFKQEAGISFIEYVNSQRVEKIKFLLLNTDLKIYEIAERVGIENANYLGIIFKKMVGCSPYEYRSQKMKID
- a CDS encoding cache domain-containing sensor histidine kinase produces the protein MLKIRKWKQKIQYFIYSKRMATKMSVFMISIVTLTLFCTIGIYQTYNKRILYQNIQEAASTNLTSVKTLIENTIESINTYSYICLSNSAVQQGLGMGGESIDDFRNIEKIEASLTETIAKIDLIESIYIFDREKFLCYSDKSGNHSLLYNEIQDYDWYSKVSPDGKYYVMYHCKEFFKNQDKVPGISFVRAIRGLDSMQTIGYMVINISQEVMDNLLLELEDNEFQMKFHIFADQNHVLLDTLEEGTQEEVQNLGAELIKEGKSSVIRPVNKIRCQVSVQESNDLIYTGVIPLDDVHQQSRNHILLMLLFAAQAVIVMIAALFLSHWYTRPIEMLMESMEGVKQGKFKRIEIKTSHYEVQNLIDDYNKMMGEIEELLDKTRRVEGQKRKADLEVLSIQMNPHFLYNTFDSIKSLFLLKRYEDAYRMMCELSQFYKISLSKGDEHIPIEKEVQMVANYVEIQKMRYGEGLQIYYEISQQVKEYKILKLILQPLVENAIVHGIHGFVENGIIYIRIKEENGYLHLEVEDNGVGMSERTLSGILQGKNTGKGKSFGLMGTIRRLSYCYGEEMQYKITSRIHQGTRIWICIPVEKLQR
- a CDS encoding amidohydrolase family protein; the protein is MMKIIDVHAHLGDDCVFDHHITEEDLLEGYRGTFVEGAIVQPSLPRFSLKANQEIHDRIARLCENKQMKFWGMASIYPHFTKEEYRQEAYRCIHELGFVALKLTPIGHAVDPESEDGMFVFSVARELGVPVMVHTGTGLPFSQPVKILKAAQKYPDVKIVLAHSGMDWFTHQAILVAEQCPNIYLETTWTGIFQTKEVYQKIGPDRLMFASDHVNNVSVELEKYRQILKPEDMEQVMWKTAKEVFCL